Proteins from one Fragaria vesca subsp. vesca linkage group LG6, FraVesHawaii_1.0, whole genome shotgun sequence genomic window:
- the LOC101308777 gene encoding F-box/LRR-repeat protein 3-like, with translation MATTTELKLSPPLQSIKTQKPISNTNFFHFLSDELIFIILDFLNSNPTDRKSFSLVCKSFYSIESKHRRTLTPLRSDHLPSILTRYTSLTRLDLTLCPRVTDSSLITISNACKSNLQSIDLSRSKYFSGAGLQSLAVNCKNMVEIDLSNATELKDSAAAALAEAKNLERLWLGRCKQITDMGVGCIAVGCRKLKLISLKWCLGVDDLGVELLALKCKDLRSLDLSYLPITDKCLPSIFELPYLEDLVLEGCFGIDDDSLAAFKHGCKSLKKLDISSCQNISHNGLASLTSGGVLEQLVLSHGSPVTLALADSLKRLTMLHSIKLDGCSITYAGLQAIGSWCMSLRDLSLSKCPGVTDDGLSSLLTKHKDLRKLDITCCRKITYASIDHITVSCTALTSLRMESCTLVPREAFVLIGQRCGLLEEIDITDNEIDDEGLKSISRCSELTSLKLGICLNITDEGVSQVGMGCSKLVELDLYRCTGITDSGISAVARGCPGLEMINIAYCKDITDSSLISLSKCSSLNTVESRGCPLITSLGLAAIAVGCKQLVKLDIKKCINIDDAGMIPLAHFSQNLRQINLSYTSVTDVGLLSLASISCLQSLTILHLKGLTASGLAAALLACGGLTKVKLQATFKSLVPQALFEHFEARGCLFQWRDKFFRAELDPQCWKLQLEDAIP, from the exons ATGGCAACAACAACAGAGCTCAAACTCTCTCCTCCCCTTCAATCCATCAAGACCCAAAAACCCATTTCCAACACCAACTTCTTCCATTTCCTGTCAGATGAACTCATCTTCATAATCTTGGACTTCCTTAACTCAAACCCAACTGACAGAAAATCCTTCTCTCTAGTCTGCAAGTCCTTCTATTCCATAGAATCCAAACACCGCCGCACCCTCACCCCTCTCCGCTCCGACCACCTCCCTTCAATCCTCACCCGCTATACATCTCTCACCCGCCTCGATCTCACCCTCTGCCCACGTGTCACTGACTCTTCCCTCATCACAATCTCCAATGCCTGCAAGTCAAATCTCCAAAGCATCGATCTTTCGCGGTCCAAATACTTCTCCGGCGCCGGCCTACAAAGCTTGGCCGTGAATTGTAAGAACATGGTGGAGATTGACTTGTCAAACGCCACCGAGCTCAAAGACTCGGCGGCTGCGGCTCTGGCCGAGGCCAAGAACTTGGAGAGGCTCTGGTTAGGAAGGTGTAAGCAGATTACGGACATGGGTGTTGGGTGTATAGCTGTTGGGTGTAGGAAGCTGAAGTTGATTAGTTTAAAGTGGTGTCTTGGTGTTGATGACTTGGGAGTTGAGTTGCTTGCGCTAAAGTGCAAAGATCTTCGGAGTTTGGATCTGTCTTACTTGCCG ATCACGGATAAGTGTTTGCCGTCGATCTTCGAGTTACCGTATCTTGAGGATTTGGTTCTGGAAGGATGCTTTGGCATCGACGATGACAGCCTTGCAGCCTTCAAACATGGCTGCAAGTCGCTAAAG AAGCTTGACATATCAAGTTGTCAGAACATTAGTCATAATGGTTTGGCTTCCCTAACTAGTGGCGGAGTTCTAGAGCAACTCGTATTGTCACATGGCTCTCCT GTGACTCTTGCTCTTGCTGATAGTTTGAAAAGGCTTACAATGTTGCATTCTATCAAATTAGATGGTTGCTCGATTACTTATGCTGGACTTCAAGCGATTGGAAGCTGGTGCATGTCATTAAGGGACCTGAGCTTAAGTAAATGTCCTGGGGTGACAGATGATGGGCTCTCCTCTCTTTTGACAAAACACAAAGATCTGCGGAAGTTAGACATCACGTGTTGCCGAAAGATAACTTATGCATCCATAGATCATATTACAGTATCATGCACCGCACTTACCTCTCTTAGGATGGAGTCATGCACCCTGGTTCCAAGAGAAGCATTTGTACTCATCGGGCAAAGATGTGGTCTTCTTGAGGAGATTGACATAACAGATAATGAAATTGATGATGAAG GTTTGAAGTCAATCTCCAGATGTTCGGAACTCACCAGCTTAAAACTAGGAATTTGCCTAAACATAACTGATGAGGGAGTTTCTCAAGTTGGCATGGGGTGCTCGAAACTTGTAGAGCTCGATTTGTACAG GTGCACAGGAATAACTGATTCAGGCATTTCAGCCGTTGCTCGTGGTTGTCCTGGACTCGAGATGATTAATATAGCCTACTGTAAAGACATTACTGATAGTTCACTAATCTCATTGTCGAAATGCTCAAGTTTGAACACAGTAGAAAGTCGAGGATGTCCTCTTATCACATCTCTGGGTCTAGCTGCAATTGCCGTGGGATGCAAGCAGCTGGTCAAGCTGGACATAAAAAAGTGTATCAATATTGATGATGCTGGGATGATCCCACTTGCTCACTTCTCTCAGAACCTTAGACAG ATTAATTTGTCGTATACTTCTGTTACGGATGTGGGGTTGCTCTCCCTAGCCAGCATCAGCTGCCTGCAGAGCTTGACCATCTTGCACTTGAAGGGCTTGACCGCTAGTGGGCTTGCAGCTGCCTTATTGGCATGTGGAGGGCTAACAAAAGTGAAGCTCCAAGCGACCTTCAAATCATTGGTGCCCCAAGCTCTTTTTGAACATTTTGAGGCACGTGGTTGTCTGTTTCAGTGGAGAGATAAATTTTTCCGG GCGGAACTTGACCCTCAGTGTTGGAAATTACAGTTGGAAGATGCCATACCGTGA